One stretch of Astatotilapia calliptera chromosome 3, fAstCal1.2, whole genome shotgun sequence DNA includes these proteins:
- the mta2 gene encoding metastasis-associated protein MTA2 gives MAANMYRVGDYVYFENSSSNPYLIRRIEELNKTANGNVEAKVVCLFRRRDISGNLNTLADSNAREFEEESKQPQLSEQQKHQLKHRELFLSRQFESLPATHIRGKCNVTLLNETDVLAGYLEKEDCFFYSLVFDPVQKTLLADQGEIRVGSKYQAEIPDKLAEGESDTRVQEKLETKVWDPNNQLKDPQIDQFLVVARAVGTFARALDCSSSIRQPSLHMSAAAASRDITLFHAMDTLQKNNYDLAKAMSTLVPQGGPVLCRDEMEEWSASEAMLFEEALEKYGKDFNDIRQDFLPWKSLASVVQFYYMWKTTDRYIQQKRLKAAEADSKLKQVYIPTYTKPNPNQIMVPSSKPGMNGAAGFQKGLSCESCHTAQSPQWYAWGPPNMQCRLCASCWIYWKKYGGLKTPTQLEGAARAGSESGPRGHMTRQEVQGMSPFTRNEGRAKLLAKNRQTFILQTTKLTRIARRVCEDILQPRRAARRPYASINANAVKAECMIRLPKATKTPVKSKLVPRQSLATIVKDLAISAPLKLKATRGPPTPINRNQANQPRVGQSLLGKRSFESAAGVPYPANGRPYTSGMRTTSQSVIKRQKVSQGEAPNPVVFVATKDTRALRKHLTQSEMRRAARKPHLLVRIKLPPPPRSLAMPLVPSNTSEPIVLED, from the exons ATGGCGGCCAACATGTACCGAGTGGGAG ATTATGTGTACTTTGAGAACTCCTCCAGCAACCCTTACCTGATCCGGAGAATAGAAGAGCTCAATAAG ACAGCCAATGGAAATGTGGAGGCAAAAGTGGTGTGTCTGTTCAGGAGGCGAGACATCTCGGGCAACCTCAACACTCTAGCTGACAGCAACGCAA GAGAGTTTGAGGAGGAGTCAAAGCAGCCACAACTGTCTGAACAGCAGAAACACCAGCTCAAACACAGAGAACTCTTCCTGTCTCGACAGTTTGAATCTCTACCTGCCACTCACATACG GGGAAAATGTAACGTGACCCTTCTCAACGAAACAGATGTCTTAGCCGGGTACCTGGAGAAAGAG GACTGTTTCTTCTACTCACTCGTATTCGACCCTGTCCAGAAGACCCTGCTAGCAGATCAAGGCGAGATTCGGGTGGGCTCCAAATACCAGGCAGAGATCCCTGATAAGCTAGCTGAGG GTGAATCAGACACCCGGGTCCAAGAGAAGCTGGAGACCAAGGTGTGGGATCCCAACAACCAGCTCAAAGATCCTCAGATCGACCAGTTCCTGGTGGTAGCGAG ggCTGTGGGTACGTTTGCTCGGGCCCTGGACTGCAGCAGCTCCATCCGCCAGCCCAGCCTCCACATGAGTGCAGCTGCAGCATCCAGAGACATCACACTG TTCCATGCTATGGACACACTGCAGAAGAACAACTATGACCTGGCCAAAGCCATGTCCACCTTGGTTCCTCAGGGAGGTCCGGTGCTCTGCCGCGATGAGATGGAGGAGTGGAGCGCCTCTGAGGCCATGCTGTTTGAGGAGGCGCTGGAGAAATACGGCAAAGACTTCAATGACATCCGCCAGGACTTT CTGCCCTGGAAATCCCTAGCTAGTGTGGTCCAGTTCTACTACATGTGGAAGACTACTGACCGTTACATCCAGCAG AAACgactgaaagcagcagaagcagaCAGCAAGCTGAAGCAGGTGTACATCCCTACCTA TACCAAACCCAACCCCAACCAGATCATGGTGCCCAGCAGCAAGCCTGGGATGAACGGAGCGGCAGGCTTTCAGAAGGGACTCAGCTGTGAGAGCTGCCACA CGGCTCAGTCTCCTCAGTGGTACGCCTGGGGTCCCCCAAATATGCAGTGCAGACTGTGCGCCTCCTGTTGGATTTACTGGAAGAAGTACGGAGGTCTGAAGACTCCCACACAGCTTGAGGGTGCTGCTAGAGCTGGCTCT GAGTCAGGCCCTCGTGGTCACATGACACGCCAGGAGGTACAGGGAATGTCACCGTTCACCCGCAACGAGGGTCGAGCCAAGCTGCTGGCCAAGAACCGCCAGACATTCATCCTGCAGACCACCAAGCTCACCCGCATTGCTCGGCGGGTGTGCGAAGACATTCTGCAGCCTCGACGTGCTGCTCGACGCCCCTACGCCTCCATCAACGCCAACGCTGTCAAGGCTGAGT gTATGATCAGGCTGCCCAAAGCCACAAAAACTCCAGTGAAGAGCAAGCTGGTGCCTCGACAGTCACTGGCCACCATAGTGAAGGATTTGG CCATCTCTGCTCCTCTGAAACTGAAGGCAACCAGAGGACCCCCGACACCCATCAACAGGAACCAGGCCAACCAGCCTCGAGTGGGCCAGAGCCTGCTGGGGAAGAGAAGCTTTGAAAGC GCTGCAGGAGTGCCATACCCAGCCAATGGGAGGCCATATACTTCAGGTATGAGAACCACCTCTCAGTCTGTCATCAAGCGGCAGAAAGTGAGCCAGGGAGAAGCTCCCAACCCTGTGGTGTTTGTTGCCACAAAGGACACCAG GGCTCTGAGGAAACATCTCACCCAGTCTGAGATGCGCCGGGCAGCAAGGAAACCTCACCTCCTGGTCCGGATCAAACTGCCGCCGCCGCCACGCTCCCTAGCCATGCCCCTCGTCCCCTCCAACACCAGCGAGCCCATCGTCCTGGAGGACTGA